In Puntigrus tetrazona isolate hp1 chromosome 24, ASM1883169v1, whole genome shotgun sequence, a genomic segment contains:
- the LOC122329603 gene encoding receptor-type tyrosine-protein phosphatase H, producing the protein MNTLWLPLLLSSVVRAEDQYFPQSTNATWDQARLHCRSCFREMTTVTSRNVHLVVQNLSWDYWVGLRKSYNGSFPWAAWSNGDPVTYQNWYPGHPVPNKDKKLIPICPSTTESPASSATTTSTATPATSTVTSAPVTFPKSSTMWTNRAQEELEEETCPILNEMLDCLNMTCPELEIFVAMCNRTTIVTPKTTKSNQTLEVTTFSTTFNATTAKSSTARHVTNDNATTQTPTTQRPTTQRTTTSDCVFEPEPDPEHYIEDACVALLSFGMWKEKDCNTSLPYICYEERFFGQIGVFDKDTSSANVSWSEGPGAANISHYRVEITGDKNQTFNQTDLSQHVQDLTAGTLYSVQVFPVKCGRYLNPQNISFYTQPSDVQNLTIEGVTTNSAFLTWSKPEGNSDFYLVTFLNDSKPATQKCSSVNCTITGLIPGAEYLFTVKAVVNQTFEGVACSASDHTVPSTVRNLKSADNDSTVITATWEKPVGEHSGYRYYLQEVDNSFECPNCSVLTSSNATNWQNTEKEVIVESGKSDGVKFCLCVAALTKKNSLSGEMLLISAYTRPKSVILSLDPKSNSMNATWDIMNGKFQMFEVTIKTDAYQYSSQNYTTDLYYNFQSLKAGVKYTVTVVTLNGNLRSKAVELSCYTYPTTPDWVNATAGKTSITLFWGPPKESQDALIQYKAGCQSVFWKTEKVIYTNETKYTFTGLNAGTRYILKVSVVAGNLSSDSPATTDKDTVPDRRTLTLSMLCSSETLLHCDKNDTRTELLNKLRNIMSDTFQNNVHWNLNIAKRP; encoded by the exons ATGAACACACTGTGGCTGCCGCTTCTTCTGA GCTCAGTCGTACGGGCAGAGGACCAGTATTTTCCTCAGTCGACCAATGCCACATGGGACCAGGCCAGACTCCACTGTCGGTCCTGCTTCAGAGAGATGACCACCGTCACCAGCAGGAACGTCCACCTCGTCGTGCAGAACCTCTCTTGGGACTACTGGGTGGGACTCCGCAAGAGCTACAACGGCTCGTTCCCGTGGGCCGCGTGGTCCAACGGAGATCCCGTTACGTATCAGAACTGGTACCCCGGTCACCCTGTTCCAAATAAAGACAAGAAACTCATTCCCATATGTCCCTCGACTACGGAAAGCCCGGCGAGCTCCGCGACGACTACATCGACAGCGACCCCAGCGACCTCCACCGTAACGTCCGCTCCGGTCACGTTTCCGAAGAGCTCCACGATGTGGACCAACAGGGCGCAGGAAGAGCTGGAAGAAGAAACGTGCCCCATACTGAACGAAATGCTCGACTGCTTGAACATGACGTGCCCCGAGCTGGAAATCTTCGTGGCTATGTGTAACAGAACAACGATCGTCACTCCCAAGACCACAAAGAGTAACCAAACGCTCGAGGTCACGACATTTAGCACCACCTTCAATGCCACAACAGCCAAAAGCTCCACGGCTAGACACGTCACAAACGACAACGCCACAACCCAGACCCCCACAACCCAGAGACCCACAACCCAGAGAACCACCACCAGCGACTGCGTCTTCGAACCCGAGCCGGATCCCGAGCACTACATCGAGGACGCTTGCGTGGCGCTGCTCAGCTTCGGCATGTGGAAGGAAAAAGACTGCAATACCAGCCTACCCTACATCTGTTACGAAG AGCGCTTCTTCGGCCAGATAGGGGTTTTTGACAAGGACACCAGTTCAGCCAATGTGAGCTGGTCCGAGGGACCCGGAGCCGCGAACATCAGCCACTACAGAGTGGAGATCACCGGGGACAAAAACCAGACGTTTAACCAGACCGACCTGTCCCAACACGTCCAGGACCTCACGGCGGGAACTCTATACAGCGTCCAGGTGTTTCCCGTGAAATGCGGCAGGTATCTCAATCCACAGAATATCTCCTTCTACACCC AGCCCTCCGATGTGCAAAATCTGACCATAGAGGGTGTGACGACTAACAGCGCCTTCCTCACGTGGAGCAAACCCGAAGGAAACAGCGACTTCTACCTAGTAACTTTCCTAAACGATTCGAAACCTGCGACACAAAAGTGCTCCAGCGTGAACTGCACCATCACCGGTCTGATTCCAGGAGCTGAGTATCTGTTCACGGTCAAAGCTGTGGTGAATCAGACCTTTGAAGGCGTGGCGTGCAGCGCTTCTGATCACACCG TACCTTCGACGGTCAGAAACCTGAAATCAGCAGACAATGACAGCACGGTCATAACGGCCACTTGGGAAAAGCCCGTGGGAGAACATTCGGGATACCGCTACTACCTCCAAGAAGTAGATAACAGCTTCGAGTGTCCGAACTGCAGCGTCTTAACAAGCAGCAACGCGACAAACTGGCAGAACACAGAAAAAGAGGTCATCGTAGAGAGCGGCAAATCGGACGGCGTCaagttctgtctgtgtgtggcGGCGCTGACCAAGAAAAACAGCTTGTCGGGAGAAATGCTGCTGATCTCTGCATACACGC GCCCAAAATCCGTGATCCTCTCTTTGGACCCCAAATCCAACTCCATGAACGCCACGTGGGATATAATGAATGGGAAGTTTCAAATGTTTGAAGTTACCATTAAAACAGACGCATACCAATATAGCTCTCAGAATTATACGACAGACCTTTATTACAATTTCCAAAGTCTGAAGGCAGGAGTGAAGTACACAGTTACCGTCGTCACTCTTAACGGTAACTTGAGAAGCAAAGCTGTCGAACTGTCATGTTACACAT ACCCCACCACACCTGACTGGGTCAATGCCACCGCCGGCAAAACTAGCATAACGCTGTTCTGGGGACCCCCGAAGGAGTCGCAGGACGCCTTGATTCAGTACAAGGCAGGGTGTCAAAGTGTTTTTTGGAAGACGGAAAAAGTGATTTATACGAATGAGACAAAATACACCTTTACTGGTTTAAACGCAGGAACCAGATATATACTAAAGGTCAGTGTCGTGGCGGGAAACTTGTCAAGTGACTCACCAGCCACCACTGATAAAGACACAG TGCCTGACAGGAGGACCCTGACGCTCTCAATGTTGTGTTCCTCTGAAACGCTGCTTCACTGCGACAAGAACGACACTCGGACCGAACTGCTGAACAAG CTGAGGAACATAATGAGTGACACATTTCAAAACAACGTCCACTGGAATCTCAATATCGCAAAAAGACCTTg A